The following coding sequences are from one Dreissena polymorpha isolate Duluth1 chromosome 8, UMN_Dpol_1.0, whole genome shotgun sequence window:
- the LOC127842975 gene encoding perlucin-like, whose amino-acid sequence MSVVTYVITCFAAGILVARGCEDGFVKHRENCYHFSHDTETWINALTACRVIYNSQLVEIVDPGENAFLVNESTLRHMEYWIGADDLRVEGEWMWATSGDQVSNRTSGNRMFISNSANNENCLEINAGSWNDDRCDKSQHYICQKSVQDPTVVG is encoded by the exons ATGTCTGTCGTTACTTACGTGATTACGTGCTTTGCTGCGGGCATACTTG TTGCCCGAGGGTGTGAGGACGGCTTCGTGAAACACCGTGAGAACTGCTACCACTTCAGCCACGATACGGAGACCTGGATCAACGCTCTG ACGGCGTGCAGGGTGATTTACAATTCTCAGCTTGTGGAGATTGTGGACCCTGGAGAGAACGCATTCCTCGTCAACGAGTCCACGCTACGGCACA TGGAGTACTGGATAGGAGCAGACGACCTGCGGGTGGAGGGGGAGTGGATGTGGGCAACTTCCGGTGACCAGGTGTCAAACAGGACTTCCGGCAACAGGATGTTCATTAGCAACAGCGCCAACAACGAGAATTGTCTGGAAATAAATGCTGGCAGCTGGAACGATGATCGCTGCGATAAGAGTCAGCACTACATTTGCCAGAAATCGGT CCAGGATCCCACAGTGGTCGGATAA